GCAATACCCAGCTGCCATTCAACGATATATTTTCCCACGTCATCATCAGGTCAGCAAATTTCTAAACAATATATGGTTATTACATAATAATAGTGAGATCGATGAGATGTATCTACATACCTGTTTGGTGGTCCGTTGTCATCTTCCACACGGCCCTCATGACCACCAATCATCGCCCTGTCAAACACGCAGAATACAAGATTTAATAGAATATTATGTTGATTTTACCTCCAACTAGATTATTGATCAAATGCCCAAACAAATCTTGCAGTCATGTGCAAAACTAAACCTGTATACCAGCACTAACATAACAACTTAAATACCAAAAGAGAAATGTACACTTACTTTTTTGTCTTCAAATCATCCAAAATTTTCCAGATATCAAGAAAAAACAGGAACGGGGTTCCTATTTCTGTATCATAGTAATTGATGCCCATAAATTTTCCATTCAAATCAACAAGGGGACCTCCAATAACAACCTAATCAGGTTATATGGAGAGGTCAGTTGTGACGCCAAGTATGTAAGGCTAAGTACATCATATTCTGGTAAAagtacaacaacaaagcctttcagtcccaaacaagttggggtaggctagattaGGCAACTAAAAAAGAAAAGGCAAGGGTGCTACCTTAGTGGTTCTACACGTAGTGTACCAAAGATATTCACAATCCAAATCGCTTGACACCTCGTCAtagtcttggatgtatttcccaCTTGTAGCCATTAATATACCTGATTCAAAGCAACGGCCCACAGCTACTACCACTTCATCATAACATATCGACTCAGGTTCCAGCTTCACAGGACACTCAACATTGTAATTCTTGACGCTGACTAGAGCAATATTGTAATGTAAACTATAATGTTCCAATTCCCCTACAGTCTGTTCGTTGTTTGGAAGCAACACCTCAATCTGCAAACAATACAATGAGACTTAAGCAGTGTCTTGGACGAAAAAGAATCACAGTAAAATTCGAAGTACCAACCCTTAAGCCGCTCACAATCTCATTTGCGCCATCGGGATCCCTAACAAAGCTGGCTGAGGTCAGAATAGTCGGACATCCATCATAGTTAATGAAAAATCCTGTGCATGCAAAGAACTTTGATTCACCTAGACACCATAACTGCCATTAGCTAGTGATAACTGAACATAAATGTGAAATAGTAAATAGCGCATCACTGTGAAATCACCATGGAACGAAGCAAGTGCGACAACAATGTCAGATATGTTAGAAGAAATTTCTTTCTTGAATTTACCCCAGACACCAGTAGGATATTTGTCGCCAAACTTTTCTTCAAAAGTTTTAACATTCATGCTACCTGGTAGACAAGATATCGTATAATAGTTAGTGGGACAGCAGGGCTGTAAAAATGCGCAGCGCGTGATAACTCAGCAGGCATTGACTCATGACCACATCCCTTGATGGACTGAGATAACCCAAAGTGTAAACCCAAATTGCACCTTTGCTTATCCTGGTGCAACAAGGTTGATTAGCACTGACATGTGTTAATTCTAAGTACAGCATTTAACAGTCACTTAAAGTTCTCCACATAATAACTTTAAGATTAAAATGTTATGGCAACTTGTGCAGCAACTCATGCCATCTCTACTCTTCAAGGAGCTTTGATGGTCATGGTGTGCTCTATGCACACTCAATCCAGATCTTTCTGGATGGATTTAAGAAGGATGTATGTGTAGCATTTTATAGCATAGTGTTGTACTATCTGCGTATGTGTATATGTAGGAGCCAGTTGATATGATTACACGTATAGAAATTTTTAGACTAGAGTAAAATTACTTTTCAAAATCAAAACCTGATGTACACTTATTTTGTGATCACAACACACAGGCATTGGCTGAATCGCTAGTGCTCAAGTAATGTTAATGGATTAACTCTTAACACTATAATATAACTGTAGAAGACTAAACTAGCTATATAGAAGTACAAATGTAAAGGCTTAATTTGAACCACTAGAGGACCTTAGAAACAGTGATGAGCTGCACAATTAAATAACATTTCGTGATCAATATTGGGTGGTTGTGTACTCACCTTCAGGATACGAGCGAAGTTCCACACCTGTGAGTCTTTTTCTATGCCTGTAGATAAAACATTAATACGAGTATTAACCCAAAAGGGATCAGCACGAGTAGATAGTGTAATAATACAAGAACTGAGCAAATGTTAAAcaaaatcttttttttcttgaaaaaCGTAGGAGAGCTGCATGTCATTTCATTGAGAGAAGAAAACACAatacaaacaacaacaacaacaacaacaaagcctttaagtcccaaacaagttggggtaggctagagttgaaacccagcagaagcaatcaaggttcaggcacgtgaatagctgttttccaagcactcctatctaaggctaagtctttgggtatattccatcctttcaagtctcattttattgcctctacccaagtcaacttcagtcttcctctgcctctcttcatgttactatcctggcttaggattccactacgcaccggtgcctctggaggtaagaaaacacaattcaaagggCCAAAAAACCCCCTCCAAACACCCCACCACAGACATCCTTGAAAAACAAAGGTACAGACGCGCCACGCACAAAAAAAGACGACCAACGACTACCCTGCCCCAAATTAAGGACCAAGACCGAGCAACCTGCAAAGGAGCTCCTGGAGAGCAGAAGCTCCAGCCATACACCAAAGGCTGCTCTCATTGGCAATCTTTTGCAAGACTACCTCCACAGTAGGACTCTATACCTCAAATACACAATCATTTATATGTTTCCATAATTCCCATGCAACTAGGATAATCAGAGAATTGAGACCACTCTTCTGCTCCTTGGGCACTCAAGTGGCGGAGCCAGATTTTTACATCAGGGTATTCCACGTAAAAaattaaagggcgtacccagtgcagagagctcccgctctgtgcggggtctggggaagggtgttagtggcaagccttaccctcgcctgtgcaatgcgaggagaccgcgactcgaacctgggaccttccggtcacaggcagtaagactctaccgcttccACGTAAAAAATTACTATACTAATATACAATATATTCAACTATAGGTCCATAACAATAATCAAAAGTGTACAGTGTACTAATACCATAACATTTATCAATTAGTTCCTCAGCCTGAGCTACTCTAAGAATTCCCATCTTTTTATAAGAATTGCCAAGAATATGcctgtttggtacagcttatCTGGAAAGGGTTTCCCAATAAGTTGCACAAATAATGTAAAAGCGGCGGCCAAAATAAGCTGGTCTAATGCAGCTTCTGCTTTTTAGTACAAATGAGAGTGGTGGGAATAAGCGCGGCCGAAATAAGCTGCAAAAAAGCTTACCGTTTGGCCGTTGGTTTCAGCTTATTTCAGCCATAAGCAGCTTAACAGGCCCTTTATCAAACACATAGCGTTTTGCTCTAAATTTTATCAATCAAGATTGTGATCCGTTCTAAATTAGAGAAGTTAAATCATTACCTGGTGCGGTGGTGCCTAGAGGCCTAAAATCTAGAGAATGGATACCGAGTAAGCCTTCAAGGCTTCAACACCGGCCACCAGCGACAGCCAACAgcagaccggacgctggctacttGGGCTGTTTCTTGTGGGCTACTGGGCTGCTAGTTGATTCGTGTGTTTTTAATCCAATTAAACAATAGGTTGCACATGTATACtagtatatatatttatttttctCATCAaagtcttgggtattccatggcATACCAGGGCATACCCCTGGCGCCGCCCATGGGGCACTCTTTTGACAGCCCTATACCACCAGTTAGAGAAACGGGTGGTATCCAGTTAAACAAAATCTTGATAGTCAAGAGCGTCCATACTCCCTTGTAATGTTCATATTTTAATCTCAACAAAATATTCTAACatattttgaattagacaaataTGTTGGCTTCAATATTTGAAACACAGGAATATGGCTACTCTACTCTACAATACAGAGCAACTGTGACACGTGCCAAGTACAGCTGTTTGATATATCTTACGCTAGGTACCAAAGCATCAAGTTATTATTAAGGGTAAACAAATACGTTGGCTTCAATATGTGATACACAGGAAAATGGCTACTCTACAATACAGAGCAACTGTCACACATGCCAAGTACAGCTGACCTGTTTGATAATATCTTACGCTAGAGGTACCAAagcataaagttattattaaggGTAAACACTGAAAGCTGCAACTACAAACATAGACAAGCAAACTGGAAATATATTGGCACACCTGACTGACTTCATCATCGCAAGAAATGTTATCTTTTCCATGGATGTCTGTAAATGGTTCAAACGATCAGAAATTATATCCCTTGGCATGAATATGGGTCTTTTCATATTCGAGAAAAGGTTCATGCCAACAAAGTTCCCATCAAATTCAAAAAGTGCGCCCCCCTGCATAACCTAGAACAAACAAAAAACATGTGGCAAGCAACAAGGATTACAATGGAACAGAATAAAATGACCAGGTAATAAGAGTTACTCCCACCTTTACATTTACTAGCCACTGTTGACTGTCTTGTGCAAATTCTAAATGCGACTCCCTCCAGTCATTATTACTTGACATTAGGACACAAAAATAGACTCGAAAGTAGTTATATTCTTGTGCCCAGACGTCAAGTAATAAGGACTGGAAGGAGTActattttatattttaaaatGTATGATATCTTTGAAGTATGTTCCACTGCAAACTCAACCACTATGAAAACCATTCAACTTAACTGCACAAGTATACATTTTGAAAAGAATAAGGCCAAGCTTTTGCATTACAGTCGACAGCGACTAATAAAAGTAATCAGAGGGAGTAAATTAACATTTTCTTTATTGAATACGAGACACAGTTTAGAGCATATAGTAAAAGAAAAGATTATAGCACTCATAATAACGCAAGTGTACCTCAGATAATTTACATGTAGAGAACATAAGGTGTCCACAATCTTTAGGGCCTGAAGCAGTAAGTGTCCCACTTGTGGCCATTAATTTGCCAGAGATGTCACGCCCTACTGCCACAACCTTTCTACCAGGCATCAATTCCTCCGCATAACTGAGAGGTACGCAATAAACATCAAGGGCGGACGTGACTTCGACAACAGCAATTACATGATCCAGGTCATATTCTACCACAGTCCCTATGGCAACATTTCCTCCATGGCGTACTTCAATCTATAATAGTAAAGCAAGGAAACAGCACAGAATGATCACAGTTATGTAAAGTAAAAAAAGAACAATTAGTAAATGATTCAGCACCAACCTTAATGTTATCATGGCCATTTCTTTCATCATTTAAAGCTCTAACCAAAATTGCTGACGTCACAAACTTTGTGAAGTTAGGCTGGCATTCTATAGCTATGCCAGAGGATGCAAATAGCACATTTTGCCCTACAAGATCACCATGGGACAAAGCAATTGAGACAACACTTCTAGACAACTTTGATGCAACTTCGTAACTCAGCTCACTCCAGAAACCTTGATTGTCCCAAAATAAGCAACAAGTTAGAAAACACGATACAAGATAGCCGTGAGTGCTCAAATAGAGCCATAAAAAAcatgaagaaaaaggaagaaCCAGCAGACCTGAAATCAATGAGTCAGTTGAGAATCTTGTGAGATCATCAGCACCCCTCTTGCTTGGCAACATCTTTCCAGAATTGATGCAGAACTGAAGAAGGAAAAAGTTGGGTCATAACCAGAAAAGCAACGTTGCAGGCAGTGGCGGGCCCAGGATTTTGAATCAGGGTAGTCCTAGTCAAAAAAATTCATGTGCAATACGATAAAATCCAAAGGAAAACTTCTGTAAAATGGCTATAGATTAACCAAATTGCGATAATACATTTAAAAAGTTCGAAACTTACATAAATAGGTTCAAAACTTGCACAAATAGATCATACATAGATAAGATAAGGCCTTACATAAATAAGAGACTACAATAGTAGTTCTAGTTCAAGGCTTTTGCTTTGTGCTTTCTCATTGCATTGAAAACTAATTCAAATGACTCTAAAGTTAGAACCATAGCATGTGTGCTTGATTTCTTCATACCTCAACTTCCTAAAAAATGATAACAAATTTGATTCAATTCTAGGCTCACAGATGATAGATCCACAATTCCTAAGCCTTTACAGTCCAATCTCAAATCTCCAATATCCAAACCCTAAGGCTTAACTGCATAAAACAATGGGGGAGAAAGCAGTGCTGCAGTGGAGAAACTCACCATGCGTCGGCGTCCAGGCCAAACAGAGGGCACCAGAGGATGGGCGGACGGCCGCTGCGCAGGCCTGCTCGGCCAGCTACAGGCCGGCGTTGGCGCGCCGCGCGTCGAGATATGGCGGAGTGGCGGCTGGCCCCGTCGCCCGGCCCGtcgggggtggggtggggtggggctgGCGGCTGGAGCCGGGCGGCCGACGGCTAGGCGCGGCCGCGGGGGAGGACGGCGACCGCCGACGGCTGGGGTGGGCCGGTGGGGGCCTGGGGCGGCCGGGGGTCGGGAACCGGAAGGAAGACGGCCGTCTCGTCGCGCACGCGTCGGGAGGGAAGGGAGACGCCGAGACGGCTGCGGGCTCACGGTCGAGAGTGCGCAGATTGGGAGAGATGACGAACGGGCCAGATTCTCGTGGACTGCGCAGAGTACTTAAAAACATTTTGGGCCAAATTCCAGGGTACCCGCTGAGCCCACCTCTGGTTGCAGGTCAGCAGGTCAGtaattcattttttatttatgcCATACTTTAAGCCTATATACTGCGAGATACGTGGATCCGATCCGTGTCAGGAGATCTCAGACTAGGCAATCGGTTTTAACCGATCCGATAGCTCGGTTGGGTTTATTCTGTTTTTTTGGAAACTTCGTTTTCTGAGATCTACAAACCGATCGGTTAATCACAAAATAGAGAGCCGACGAATTCGGTGTCGGTTTTCTACTTACCCGAAGCCCCCAGGTGCTTGCACCCAGCCTGCGCCGCCTGCGCCGCCCTGCTTGCCCCGCTGCCGCGCGGCCGCGCCCTGCACGCGTAGGAGTCGCCCTGCGCCCCGACGCCGCCGGCCGCGCGTCGCTTCCTGCCTGCTCCGCCGCTGCGCCGCCAGCCGCGCCCTGCACGCTCAGGAGCCGCCCTGTCCGCCGGTCCCGCTGCAGTCTGCAGATAAGGTTAGGGTTTGGTTTGGAGATGGCCGGGCCGAGTGCGGGTGGGGTGGCTTCGTATGCCTCCCTGAGGTGAGCTGAGGTGGCCAGGTGGGCTTCACATCGAAGCAGGGAGAGGAAGGCGGACAGCACAGTTTCCTTCGGAGGTCACACACCGTTCGGTTAGACGGCTTTTCCACCGAACACCGAGCCGAGAACCGGTTTTGGTTGTCGGTCTAAAAAGTGCAGGAACCAAAAAAAAAACCGATGTCAGGATACTTTTGTTAATTATATAAAACAAATAAATACGCAAATGTTACTGTGCGCACGGTCACGCGAGCGTTGGGGCAAAATTGACTAGTAGTAAATGTCTTGTTTCTCGAGCAAGGAGCATCAACCAAAAAAATATCTTAGTGACAGACAGCAGTTCAAATATCCTATTAAGATACTACAGAGATTCCAATCCAATCTTAAAACAAGCTTACGGCATGCAGCGAGGCTACTAATCCCCCCAAAAAATACGAAGGCTACTAGTATGCAGTAAGCAATTATCCTAATCcgttgctgttgctgttgctgccTAGGGCTGCACATTAatcttcaacttcatcttcatccGTATCACCTTGGATCAGGCAGGCAATATCCAGCTGCCATTCAACGATATATTTTCCCACGTCATCATCAGGTCAGCAAGTTTCTAAACAATATATGGTTATTACATAATCATAGTGAGATCGATGAGATGTATCTACATACATGTTTGGTGGTCCGTTGTCATGTCTCAGAGGGCCCTCATGACCGCCAATCATCGCCCTTTCAAACACGCAGAATACAAGATTTAATAGAACATTATGTTAATTTTACCTCCAACTAGATTATTGATCAATCAAATGTCCAAACAATTCTTGCAGTCATGTGCAAAACTAAACTTGTATATGCCAGCACTAACATAACAACTTGAATACCAAAAGAGAAATCCACACTTACTTTTTTTGTCTTCAAATCACCCAAAATTTCCCAGATATCAACAAAAAACAGGAACGGGTTCCTATTTCTGTATCATAGTAATTGATTCCCATAAATTTTCCATCCAAATCAATAAGGGGGCCTCCAATCCCAGCCTAACCAGGTTATATGGAGAGGTCAATTGTGTGCCAAGTATGATAAAAATACAACAACAACagagcctttcagtcccaaataagttagggtaggctagagtgggcaattaaaaaagaaaaggCAAGGGTGCTACCTTAGTGGTTTTACATGTAGTGTACCAAAGATATTGACAATCCAAATCGCTTGACACCTCTTTGtagtcttggatgtatttcctacTTGTAACCATTACTATACCTGATTCAAAGCAACAGCCCACAGCTAGCACCATTTTATCATAACATATCACACAGGCTGGCGGCCGCTCCACAAAGGAAGGCCCCTCCACCGTCAGATCTGGGGACGCGCTTTGCCACCGCTGCTCCCCTCCGGCTCCTCGTTGTCAGCAACTTTGGCTTGCTCCCCATATGCGTATGGGATCTGGGTGAAAACCCTGTCTGGCTGTTGATCCAGACCAGCGATGATGGCGCATTTGGCGTAATTTCCCTCCCTGGAGGCGCTGCAGATTCCTGACCTTGGAAATTGCGAAGACCACTCCGAGTTGTTGCATCCATCAATCTGTGTTGGCTGCACCCCCGCTAGGCAGGTCTCGGGACGAAAGCCCTTACAAGCCTGGTGCTTTGATCGTCGAAGGTGGCGCCCGTGGGCGTCACTTCCCTTCTTGAAGGCATCGATACAAGCACGCCTGCTCCCGTTCGCGACCGGCGTGTCCTTGTGCTCTCCACACCTGCTCCCATCCGCGCTCAGCATGTCCGTGTCCTTATGCTCTCCTtggttgctctctctctctctctccatgttgTTATCTGTCTAACTACCTTCCTACTCCTTGGTTTTTGCACACACTACTTGCTgtcaggtgctcgccgtcaacggcTTGCTCTGTCGTCCTCTAGTTTATTTGAGTGCTTCGCGCTCATCATATGCTGGGCTGCGGGAACCTTGATCTCTTCTATGGATCTCCTCGTTTTCTCCTGACGTTCCTCCCCCTTTGAGGCTTCCTTCCCCCAAATAGCGTTGGTCGGAACCCAGATGCTCTCATAGGTGATGCAACTCACGGTTGTCGCCGGTTTATTCTGACTCAGTGCCTTACAACTTTCTGATTGTCGTCTGTCGGACCCGACTCGCTTACACCTGCTTGTGGTTAGAGATCTTCAGAGTCTGTCTTTGGTGGTGGCACAGGTCAGGAATGTGGTGCTCGCACTAGTTTTGGATGTAGGCTGAGCCTGTAGCTATACCATGTTATATTgttgtttgttttgtttttgcTGGTGTTGTATCCATTCTCTCTTCCCCTATGTCATGTACTTCTGTGACCTCCAAGGGTCATCTCTGTAATAGGTGCTTTGCACCCTTCTACCCATCAGCTTGCCGGGATCTGTGAAAATGAAATCAGGTGGGGATCGGTTTGATCTCCCGTAGTTGAcctaaaaaaatagagaaaaataggaCTTGAATTCTTGGAGGTCGTTTTCAAACAAAAGTATATATCAGTTGTATTGCAAAAGTGACATAGGAGTTGTGAAGATGCCAGAGAGGGCCAGGTGACTTCAGAAGCGGCCACGATAAGGTGTATATAAGGTCAGTATCCACATATCCGGCTATCACAATGGAGCTAGCTAGGACGGATGAATCCTTGAGACTACAAGAACATGAATACTACTAAAAGATAATACTAAACTATATGTAAATCCATTACAGAAACAATTATGTATGTACCATAATGACCTAaaacaatcataaacatgagactTTGCTCAGATGCTGGCATCCATTGATACAAGAGAATGAGGTGGATTGGAAATAGAAATTTGCACCTCGGGAGGAATAAGCGTGGATATTTTACGGTGTAGTAGGAAGCATTACATCCGAATAGAATACATAAACATGTGCTTAGTACTAGAGAATATAACCATTGTTTAAGGCTCATGTACCTGGGGTTTCAAACTAGTGTATGATAATCTGTCGGTGAATCACAGTCTCTGTCATCATATTCAGCGCCAAAAAAAATAATGTGCCTCAGTAATAACTTATAAACCCTACAAGAAACAAATTGTCACTTTAGTGTCTAATACAAGA
The sequence above is drawn from the Miscanthus floridulus cultivar M001 chromosome 15, ASM1932011v1, whole genome shotgun sequence genome and encodes:
- the LOC136509414 gene encoding uncharacterized protein, producing MLSADGSRCGEHKDTPVANGSRRACIDAFKKGSDAHGRHLRRSKHQACKGFRPETCLAGVQPTQIDGCNNSEWSSQFPRSGICSASREGNYAKCAIIAGLDQQPDRVFTQIPYAYGEQAKVADNEEPEGSSGGIVMVTSRKYIQDYKEVSSDLDCQYLWYTTCKTTKETVLSAFLSLLRCEAHLATSAHLREAYEATPPALGPAISKPNPNLICRLQRDRRTGRLLSVQGAAGGAAAEQAGSDARPAASGRRATPTRAGRGRAAAGQAGRRRRRRLGASTWGLRFCINSGKMLPSKRGADDLTRFSTDSLISGFWSELSYEVASKLSRSVVSIALSHGDLVGQNVLFASSGIAIECQPNFTKFVTSAILVRALNDERNGHDNIKIEVRHGGNVAIGTVVEYDLDHVIAVVEVTSALDVYCVPLSYAEELMPGRKVVAVGRDISGKLMATSGTLTASGPKDCGHLMFSTCKLSEVMQGGALFEFDGNFVGMNLFSNMKRPIFMPRDIISDRLNHLQTSMEKITFLAMMKSVRHRKRLTGVELRSYPEGSMNVKTFEEKFGDKYPTGVWGKFKKEISSNISDIVVALASFHGESKFFACTGFFINYDGCPTILTSASFVRDPDGANEIVSGLRIEVLLPNNEQTVGELEHYSLHYNIALVSVKNYNVECPVKLEPESICYDEVVVAVGRCFESGILMATSGKYIQDYDEVSSDLDCEYLWYTTCRTTKVVIGGPLVDLNGKFMGINYYDTEIGTPFLFFLDIWKILDDLKTKKAMIGGHEGRVEDDNGPPNSWVLPA